The genomic region AGCATAGTAACTGCGCGTTACCACTATTTCCCCCAGAGTTTGGGTAGCCATTTTCAATTCAATTGGTAATGCCAGCTGTTGGAGCTCATCCCAGCGGATAGCCTGATTTTGGTAGCCGATGTAGGAAATGCTCAACGTAGTAGATGGAGTGGGGAAATGGGACTGCGAGAGGCGCAATTCAAACGTGCCATCGGTATTCGTTGACGTACCGATACGTGTGTCCTGTATGAGGATCGTGACACCAGGCAGGCCTTCGCCGGTGCTGGCATCTGTGACCCGGCCGCGCACTACCTGGCTGCTGCTATCGGCAGGCACTTGAGGCTGCGGATGGCGGATAAGCTTGCGCTGGTCCTGGGTCAGGAAATCGGTGTACACGGGAGCCGTAGGCTGCTGCCCGGCGCTTTGCTCCGCTGCCAATTCCCGCAACCCCAGCACGGCGGCCGCTGCGGCCAGCCAGGTGCGCCAGCGCGGCGCCGGCTCGGCCAGCGGCCGCAATACCCGCTGGAGCTGGTCTTCGCGGAAACGGCCGCAGGGGGCGGCGGTGCGATGCAGCAGCGCCACTACCTCGGCGTCGCTGAAGGTGGTGAAGTCGATGACGACTTTGGCGCAGGCGGCGCAGTGGCGGCCCTGGGCGGCGGGCGTCATGGCGGCCCAGCTTTCGGAGCAGGGCTGCGGAACGGAGAGGCTAAGCGGCTGTGGCATGGCAGGTAGCAGAAGAGTTGTGCCTCTGATGCCGCCCGCCGCCCGATTCCACAAACTGCGCCTGAAAATTTTTGCCCAAGTAGCGCGGTGCCGGGTGTCTGTGGCACGGACTTCAGTCCGTAGCCCAAATGCGCTGCGCCAGTCGGCTCGTTCATATTGCGCGGGTAGGCCGGTGCAGTCGGGCTACGGACTGAAGTCCGTGCCACAGCAGGCTACTTCAGCGGGGGCTTCTGGGGCGGGTCGTGCTGCGCAATTTTACCCATGATCTGCCCGCGGCCCTCCCGGGACTTCAGGCGCACCGTAAGCGGCGCGGGCGCCGGCAACACGGCCACGGATACCTGCTGCGTCACGAACACGAATGGGCTGCCCTGCACACGCAGCTTTACGGTGCCGTTCTGCACGGCCGCCCATTTCTGCTGCATCACGAAGCTGAAATTGCCTTGCTCGTCGGTGGTAGCGCCGTAGGGCGTGTCGCCGATGAAGATTTCGGCGCCGGGCACGCCCAGGCCAGTGGAGTCGTCGAGGACGCGGCCACGCACGTTCACCTGGCCGTTGGGGGCGTCGGCCAGAGCGTCAGTCTGGGAGGTGGGAGTGGGGCCGGCCGTGGCGGCCGGGGCCGTGGTCTGGCAGGAGCTAACCAGCGGCTTGAAGCTGAGCAGCGCCAGCGACGTGAGCACCCAGCGGCGCCAGCGCGGAGCGGCCGGCGCCAGCACGGCCGGCGGCGCAAACTGCCCGGCCCGAAAAAAGCCGCAGACGGCGCCCGCCGCCGGCCTCGCCAGCCAAGCCGTGACCTCGCCTTCGGTCATGCGCGAGAAATCCACGACTTCGTGCTGGCAGCTGCCGCAGTGGCGGCCGTCGGCGGTGGGCGTCATGTCGGCCCAGGCTTTAGGGCAGGGGCTCGGAACGGAGAAGGCCATAGTGGAAGAGGGAAAAATGTGGAGTGACTGAAACCAGAAACGAACCGAATTCAGGCGGCTATTCTGTGGCCTCGTTCTTGGTCACAGGGGCGGTGAAGCTGCTTGTAATGAGGTGAGGCGGCGGTGGCGGCGGCATCACATACCGCATAACTACCGGTGAGTAGCATTCGTCAGACGCCAGCTCTGCCTGACCTATAATCATGCCTGGGTTGCGCAGCGAAACCACAGAGCCGGTGGTATTGTCGGCCGGAAAATATTTTGGTAGGTAGGAGCCCTCCAACTCCTGGCTTTCAGCCGGCATCTTCCCGTTTTCGATGGCCGCCACCAGCCGCGTGCCCAGCAGATGCAGCGGCAGCCGCAGCTGAAACGAGCCATCGGCGGCGGTGTGGGTGAGGAAGGTGGTATCCTGCTCACTGATAACCAGCGCCTGCGCCAGTGGCCGGCCGGTACTGTTATCCACCACGGTGCCGCGCATCAGGAAGTGGCGGGTTGCGTCCACCGGCGTATTGGCGGCCTGCGGTGCAACGACGAAGGGCTCGGTTTTGCAGCTACTAAGGGCTGCCAGGGCGGCGGCCAGCCACGGCGCCCACACCGGGGCCTGGCCCACATGGGTGGCCTGAAACCGCCCGCACGCCTCTGGGTGGCGCTGCAGATACTGCTGCACCTCGGCCGCTGAAAAGGCGCTGAAATCGACCACTATCTTGTTGCAGGCGCCGCAGTGGCGGCCGCCGGGAGCGGGCGTCATATCGGCCCAGGAAGCCGGGCAGGGCTGCGGAATAGAAACGGTAGCCATAGCCGGAAGATAGGAAGATGACGCGCATCAAAGCAGCCTAGCCGCATTATTCTGTATCTTTTGCCCCTCTTACCTCGCTCCACTGCTTTGTCTAATCCGCTACCTCCCTCACGTCTCAGCGGCCTGTTCCGCCGCAAAAGCCTCACCGACATCCTGCACAACCCGCCTGCCGACGCCGAAAGCCACGGCGGGGGCGGGGGCCTGGCGCGCCACCTCACCGTCCGCGACCTGACGGCACTGGGCATTGCGGCCGTCATCGGGGCTGGTATTTTCAGCACCATCGGCAATGCCTCGCACGACGGCGGGCCGGCCGTTTCGCTGCTGTTTGTATTTACGGCCATTGCCTGCGCGTTTTCGGCGCTGTGCTACGCACAGTTTGCCGCCACCATCCCGGTCAGCGGCTCGGCCTACACCTACGCCTATGCCTCGTTTGGCGAGCTGGTGGCCTGGATCATCGGCTGGGCGCTCATCATGGAATATGCCGTCGGCAACATTGTGGTGGCTATTTCTTGGTCGGACTACTTCACTGGCCTGCTCTCGGGCGTGGGCTGGGACATGCCTATCTGGCTCACAATGGGCATGCAAAGCGCCCATAAGCACTACAACGAAGTGCTGGAGCTGATGCAGGCCGGCAAGCCCCTCGCCGACGCCACCGCCACGCAGCTGGAAGGCTACAAGGCCTGGAACTCGGCGCCCACCATCTTCGGCGACCTGAAGCTGGTAATTGACCTGCCCGCCGGCCTCATCACGCTGCTCATCACAGCCGTGGTGTACATCGGCATCAAGGAATCCAAGAACGCCTCCAACCTGCTGGTGCTGCTCAAGCTGATTGTGGTAGCCACGGTTATTGCGGTGGGCGTGTTCTATGTGAACCCCGACAACTGGACCCCATTTGCGCCCAACGGCGTGGGTGGCGTGCTCAAAGGCGTGTCAGCGGTGTTCTTCGCCTACATCGGCTTCGATGCCATCAGCACCACCGCCGAGGAGTGCAAAAACCCGCAGCGCGACCTGCCCCGGGCCATGATTTACGCCCTCATCATCTGCACCGTGCTCTACGTTATCATCACGCTGGTGCTCACTGGCATGGTGAGCTACACCGAGCTGGGCGTGGGCGACCCGCTGGCCTTCGTGTTTCAGAAAGTGGGCCTGAACTGGCTGGCGGGCGTGGTGGCCGTGTCGGCCATTTTTGCCATGGCCTCGGTGCTGCTGGTGTTCCAGATCGGGCAGCCCCGCATCTGGATGACCATGAGCCGCGACGGGCTGCTGCCGCCAGTGTTTGCCCGGGTGCACCCGCGCTTCCACACGCCGTCGTTCAGCACCATCGTCACGGGCTTTTTTGTGGGCGTGCCGGCACTGCTGCTCAACATGGACCTCGTGATTGACCTGACCAGCATCGGGACGCTGTTTGCCTTCGCGCTGGTGTGCGGCGGCATCCTCGTGATTGATCCGCACGGCAAGTCCGATGCCCGCTTCAAGGTGCCCTACATCGACGGGCAGTATCTGGTGCCGCTGGTGCTGCTGGTGGGAACCGTGCTGCTATTTGTGTACAATGGCGCTGGTATTGAGGAGTTCCGCAAGGCTCTGAGCAGTGGCTATGAGGAAGGCCGCCACTACATCCCGATGTTGGTATTTTTCGTGGCTAGCTTGCTGCTGGCGTGGTATTCGTTCCGCCGGCACCTCTCGTTGCTGCCTACTCTGGGTTTGCTCACCAACCTCTACCTGATGACTCAGCTCGGCATCAACAACTGGCTGCTGTTCTTCGGCTGGCTGATTATCGGCTTGGCTTTGTACTTCAACTACGGCTACAAGCACAGCAAGCTGGGGCTGAAAAAGGCCGTTTAGCCAGCCATCAGAAACGCCCTGCGCCAACAGCAGATAGGCTGTGATGACGGGCCTTTCCTTGCACCGCAGGGCGTTTACCGCTATACTTGATGATGGGTAAAGCTAAACACGTTTACCGCTATCTGCTATGCATTCGATTTCTGATTCATCTGTAGCTGCCATTTCCATTGCTGCCCGCCTCGAAGCCTCCCGCCAGGAGCTGCTCGACCTGGGGATGCGCAACCCGCTGCTCAATTTCCGCCTCTCCAAGGCCCAGGGCGTGGCCGTAGTGCGCGAAGAATCAGCGCAGGTGCTCGATATTCTGGTGCGCCAGGGCAAAACTATGTACTTCTCGGCCGCCCCCGAGCCGGCCCGAAAAAAGCCGCAGCCGCAGACTGACGCAATATCCGGCGCGGAAGCCACCAAGGTTCCTGATGCGGAGCCAGCCGCCTCGCCAGCAACTGCCACCCAACCCAACGAAGCTACGGCGGAAGTGGCTTCGTCGCTGGAGGACTACCTGGAAGATCATCCGCCGGTAGAGCTGTCTGAGGCCGAGCAGAAGGCGCTGCTGACCGATAACAAGCTGCAGACCGCCGAGCCGCTGGCCCGGCTGGAAACCCGCCTGCTCAATACCTACTACACGGCCCGCACCAGCCTGGAGGAAACCGGCGTCAATATCCTGTACCTGGCTCTGGGCCAACTCAGCTGGTACGAGGCCGAGAGCAGCCCGGAGCCGCGCCGGGCTCCGCTGGTGCTGGTGCCGGTGGTGCTGGAGCGCGGCACTGTGGGCGAGCGTTTTAAGATCACCTACTCGGGCGCCGAGGTGGAAGGCAACCTGAGCCTGCAGGCCCGCCTGAAGGCCGATTTCGGCATCCTGCTGCCCTTGCCCGACCCCGATAACCAGCCGCTGCCCGAGTATTTCGAGGCGGTACGGGCGGCCCTGGCCGGGCGCAGCCGCTGGAGCGTGGAAGCCGATGCCGTGGCGCTGAGCTTCTTCTCCTTCAGCAAGCTGATGCTCTACCGCGACCTGGACCCCAGCACTTGGCCCACCAGCGCCGACGGTACCTCCGAGCTGCTGACGCACCCGGCCATCCGCTCGCTCCTCGACCAGGAAGCCGGCTTCGATGACGCGCCACCCAGCGTGGGCGAAGGGGCGTTTCTGGATACCGACAGCCCGGCCCACGAGCTGCACCAAGTGCTCGATGCCGACTCCTCGCAACTGCTGGCGCTGCTGGCCGTGCAGGAAGGCCGCAACCTCGTCATTCAGGGTCCGCCCGGCACTGGGAAGTCGCAGACCATTGCCAACCTGCTGGCCGAGGCCATTGGTGCGGGCAAGAAAGTGCTGTTTGTAGCCGAGAAGATGGCGGCTCTGGAAGTAGTTAAGCGCCGCCTCGACGCGCTGGGGCTAGGCGCCGCCTGCCTGGAGCTGCACAGCAACAAGGCCAACAAGAAAAGCCTCCACGACGAATTGCGCGCTACCCTGGCCCTGGGCCGCCCGGCTGCGTCCACCGTACTGGATGAGCAGATTGCGCAGCTGCCGCCGTTGCGCGAGCAGCTGAACCGCTACGCGCTGGCTGTGAATGCCCCTCTGGGCCGCAGCCGCCGCACCGCACAGCAAGTGGCCGGGGCGTTGCTGGCCCTGCGCGAGGAAGTGGGCACGCAGCTGCTGCCGCGCCCGCCCTTCGCTGACCTCGTCACCTGGACCGACGCCGACGCCACCCGCGCCGAGGTGCTGGCTGGCCGCCTGCAGGCCACCCTGCAGAAAATCGGGCCGCCCCCGCAGCTGCTGTTCTGGGGCTCCGGCCTCACCATGCTGCTGCCTGCCGACCAGGAGGCGCTGGTGGCGCGCCTGACCGCTGCCCGCCAGACCGTAGAGGAATTGGCGCATACCAGCACCGCGCTGGCCGCGCTGCTGGGGGGCGTGCCCGCGCCGCCCGATGCCGCCGCTGTGGCGGCGTTTCGGCCCGTGGCAGAGCAGGCGCACCGGGAAGCCGAATCTGCCCACCAGTTGGCAGCTGTGACAGCCGTAGAAGCTTTACAGACTGCCGCCTCCGGGCTGGCCCGCCTGTTGCAGGCACCGAAACCCACTGGCCGGACCACCGCCGAACCCCTGATAAACCTGGCCCGGCAGCGGCACGGCGAAGCACTGGTAGCCCATTCGGGTGAGGCCGAAGCGGCCATTGGCGCGGTGCAGACGGCATCCGCTGAAATAGCCTGGCTGCTGGGCGTACCCACCCCGCCCGACTACACCACGGCCACTGCGCTGCTGCCCCTGGCCGAGCATGCCGCGTTGGCTCCGCCCTTGCCCGGTGTGGCCGTTGCCGACGCCTTCTGGCAGCAGCCCAACAGCCCGCTGCCCGCCGCCCAACAGGCCGCCGCCACCCTCAACGACCTGCGCCAGCGCCACGCGGCCACGTTGCTGCCCGAAGCCTGGGACCAAGATCTGGCCGCCGAGCGGGCCGTGCTGCTGACCACCGGCAGCAAGTGGTGGCGCTTTTTGAGCGGCGACTACCGCCGCGCCCGCCGCCGCCTGCAGCAGCTGTGGCGGCAGCCCCTGCCCGGTTCGGCCGCCGAGGTTATGGCCGTTATCGATGATATCCACGAGGCTGCCCGCCACAACCGGAATCTGCAGGAAGTCAGTCCACTGGCTGGCCGGTTGTTTGGTGCGAGCTGGCAAGCCGAAGCCTCTGACTGGCCGTCCCTGCTGCGTGTCGCCGACTATCTTACCCACACGCACCAGCTGCTGACCCGGCAGCAACTGCCCGCTGCCATCCTGCCTTATCTGGCTGCCAACCCGGAGGCCGCCGCACTGAGTGAGCCGCTGGCAACTCTGAAAGCGGCCCTGCACCGGCACCAGCAGGCGGTGCGGCAAGCCGTAGCCGCGTGCCAGCCATCAGCCGATCGGCCGCAAAGTCTCACGAATCATCTGCCCGAAGCTTCATTTGCCGTGCAGGCAGCTGCGTTGGCTGCCTGGGCAACCGCTACGCCCCGCGCCGATGATATTACCGCACAGGTATCCGCCTGCACCGTTGCTTTGCAACAACTGAGTCAAGTAGAGCAGGCAATAGGGAAGGCAGTGCCCGGTCCATCGTTGTTCGGGCTGCCGCCTGACTGGGGGCAGCAGCCCTTCACCATCCAAGCGGAGCTGCTCCGCACGTGGTTGGCAGCCACGCCGCTGCCTGCTGCACTGGCCGCTGCCGCGCAGGCTGTGGAAACTGCCCTGGCTGATCAGCAACGGGCTGTTCCGGCGTTGGCGGCGACGTTGGCGCTGGACGAAACCCGCCGCTTTGGCGAGGCTGGCCCGCTGGTAGCGCAGCCACTGCCGGCCCAGGCCGCGTTGCTGGCCGCCTGGGCTGCCGACGTGCCGGCTTTGCAGATGGCGCTGGAGTGGAACAACGTGGCCGCCGTGGTTCGTACGGAAGGCCGGCCGGAGCTACTGCCCCTGGCCGAAACCTGGCCCGCCGCTGCGCAGTATCTGGTGGCAACGGTGCGGCAAACCTGGCTGGAATATCTGCAGCGACTGGCTTACAACCAGTTCCCGGCGCTGCCGCAGTTCGAGCGGGCCGGGCACGAGGACGTGGCCGCGCAGTTCCGCGCAGCCGACCGCGCCAGCCTGCACCATAACCGAACCCGCGCCATGACGCGGCACTTCGACAACCTGCCCAACCCGCTGCTGCCCACGGCCGGCGGCCAGATGAGCATCCTCAAAAACGAGTTTGCCAAAAAGACCCGCCACCTGCCCATTCGCCAGCTGATGCAGCGGGCCGGGCGGGTGGTGCAGGCCATCAAGCCGGTGTTCATGATGTCGCCGCTGTCGGTGGCCAGCTTCCTGCCGCCCGGCGCCGTGGAGTTCGATCTGGTAGTGTTCGATGAAGCCTCGCAGGTGAAGCCCGTGGATGCGCTGGGTGCGGTGGCGCGGGGCCGGAAACTGGTGGTGGTCGGTGACTCCAAGCAGCTGCCGCCTACCTCGTTCTTCGACTCGCTGACCGGCACCGGTGAGGCCGCCGACGAGGAAAACGTGACGGCCGACATCCAGAGTATTCTCGAGCTGTGCAAGGCCCGCCAGATGCCCGAGCGGATGCTGCGCTGGCACTACCGCAGCCTGCACCAGTCACTGATTGCGGCTTCCAACCACCTGTTTTATGAGGATAAGCTGGTGATTTTCCCCAGCCCCGGCGGCAAGGGCCAGCTCGGGTTGCTTTACCACCATCTGCCCGAAACGCACTACGAACGGGGTACCACCCGCACCAACCCGCTGGAGGCGCAGGCCGTGGCCGCCGCTGTCCTTCACCACGCCCGCACTACGCCCAAACTCACGCTGGGCGTGGTGGCGTTCAGTACGGTGCAGCGGCAGGCCATCCAGGATGCGCTGGAAGTGCTGCGCCGCCAGCACCCCGAAACCGAGGTTTTCTTTGCCGCTCACCGCCACGAGCCGTTCTTCATCAAGAACCTGGAGAACGTGCAGGGCGACGAGCGTGACGTGATTCTGATCAGCATCGGCTACGGGCGCACCAAAGACGGCTACCTGAGCATGAGCTTCGGGCCGCTGAACGGGGAGGGCGGCGAGCGGCGCCTCAACGTGCTGATTACCCGCGCCAAGCAGCGCTGCGAAGTCTTTACTAACCTCACGGCCGACGACCTGGACCTGAGCCGGACCCGCGCCCGGGGCGTGGCGGCGCTGAAGACGTTCCTCAACTTCGCCCAGCACGGCCGCCTCAACCAGAACGAGGAAACCGGCCGCGAAATGGAGTCGCCGTTCGAGGAAGCTGTATACCGCGCCCTCTCGGCCCGCGGCTACCAGCTGCGCCCCCAGATCGGCAGCCAGGGCTTCTACCTCGATCTGGCCGTAGTCGACCCCGAGCAGCCGGGCCGCTACGTGCTGGGCATTGAGTGCGACGGGGCCATGTACCACTCGGCGCGCTCGGCCCGCGACCGGGACCGGCTGCGCCAGCAGGTGCTGGAGGCCGTGGGCTGGCGCCTGCACCGCATCTGGAGCACCGACTGGTTCCGGGACCCGGCGCGGGAAACCGAGCGGGCCGTGCAGGCCATCGAAGAAGCCCGCCGCCTAGCTGCCCTCGATGAGCCCGACGAACCCGACGAAGTACTGCTGCCCGAGCCAGTTGAGTTGGCGCGGGAAGAGCCGATTGCGCCCGACAGCAACCCGGCCGTGGTGCCCTACCAGGTGGCGCTGCTGCCCGATACCATCCGGCAGCAGGAGCTGCACCAGTACAGTCTGGGCCAGGTGGTGAACTGGCTGAATGTGGTGGTAGGCGTGGAAAGCCCTATTCATATCGAGGAGGCCACCCGGCGGCTGGCCAACGCCAGCGGAGCCAGCCAGGTAGGCGCCCGCCTGCGCAAAGTGGGCCGGGATGCTGCCCTGCTGGCTCTGAACCTGCACTACCTGCGCCGGGAAGGCGACTTCCTCTGGGCCCCGGCTATGCAGCATCCGGCCCTGCGCGACCGGAGCCAGCTGCCGGCCATCTCGCGCAAACTTCTTTATGTGGCCCCCGAAGAGCTGGCCCTGGCTTTGCGCACGGTGGTCGAGCAAAGCTTCGCGCTGCCTCGGGAGGCAGTGTTTCTGCCAGCCGTGCGGCTACTCGGCTTCGCCCGCCTCAGCGAGGAAATGCGCCAGCAACTGGAGCCGGTGCTGGCCGGCCTACTGGAGCGGGGAGAGCTGGTGGAAGTTAATGGGATACTGAAGCCGATCAGCTAACAGAACAGCTCTGCGTCTTCTGCGCTAACCTCTGCGCCCTCTGCGGGCTAAAACCGTATGCTTCCACCTGCCGAAACCATCTTGCTCACGCTGCGTCTGGCGGGCTCCGTGCCGGCGCGGGCCGGCCGCGAGCTGCACGCCCAGCGCATTGCCGCCCAGGAAACGGCGCGTGGTGCCGCCACCGAAGCCGACGCCCAGGTGGCCCACCGTCGGGCTGAGAAGGTGTTTTTCGCTGGCTTCGATGCGCTGCTGGACGCCCGCACGGTGGGGCCCGACTATCTGGCCCGGGAAAAAGTGGCGGAGGCCGTAGTCGGGGAACTGCTGATGCTGGAGGAGCAGGGGCTGCGGGTGCCCTGCTTCGTGCTGCTGCCCAACCACCTGCACGCCGTGCTGCAGCTGCCGTCCGGCGCGGGCCTCTCGCTCTACAAAACCGTGGAGCTGCTGCACCAGCGCACCGCCGCCCAGGCCCGCCGCCTGCTGCGCGCCCAGCTCCCGCCCGAAGCCGACTTCTGGCAGCCCGGCTTCCACGAGCTGCCCGTGCTGGATGACGCCGAGCTGGGCCGCTTGCAAGCGTATCTGCTGGCTCACCCGCAGCGCCTGAGACTGCCCGAGCGGTTTCATAGTTGGCCTTATTTGCCCGAGTAGCCCCTCTGTGGCACGGACTTCAGTCCGTAGCCCGCCTGCACCGGATATTCCGCGCAACGTGGTCGGGCAACGTTTTCGGGCTACGGACTGAAGTCCGTGCCATAGGGTGGCAAGGCCGAAGTGCGGGTTGCTGCGTAGGTAGCGGAAAGTATTCCTGCTGATGCGCGCTCTTCTGATTACTGTCCTTTGCCTTCTTCCCGGTGTTGTCTGCGCCCAGCGCCTGGACAGCGCCCAAACCAGCCCCGACCGGCTGGTGTACTACACCTTCGCCAACGACGCCTTTTTCCGCTCCGACTACTACTTCACCCAGGGCCAGACGCTCATGCTGGTGCTGCCGGGGCTTAGCCGCTCGCCCGTAAACCGCATATTAGGCCCGGTGCCGGCAGGCAGCACCCGCTACCACGGCATCCGGTTGCACTACGACGGCTTCACACCGCTACGCATCCAGGACCCGTTCATCCGGGTCGGCGACCGGCCGTATGCTTCGTATTGGTACGCCGACTTCCTGCGCATCGCCAACCAGCCAGCACGCAAGTTTCGGCTGACGACGGCGCTCAACCTGGGCTTTATGGGGCCGGCGGCGGGGGCCAAGGGCTTCCAGACCAAGCTGCACGAGTGGCTGGATTCGCCCACGCCCCGC from Hymenobacter canadensis harbors:
- a CDS encoding carboxypeptidase-like regulatory domain-containing protein, with translation MPQPLSLSVPQPCSESWAAMTPAAQGRHCAACAKVVIDFTTFSDAEVVALLHRTAAPCGRFREDQLQRVLRPLAEPAPRWRTWLAAAAAVLGLRELAAEQSAGQQPTAPVYTDFLTQDQRKLIRHPQPQVPADSSSQVVRGRVTDASTGEGLPGVTILIQDTRIGTSTNTDGTFELRLSQSHFPTPSTTLSISYIGYQNQAIRWDELQQLALPIELKMATQTLGEIVVTRSYYAKPWHPRSLWNRVRAPFRQ
- a CDS encoding carboxypeptidase-like regulatory domain-containing protein, which produces MAFSVPSPCPKAWADMTPTADGRHCGSCQHEVVDFSRMTEGEVTAWLARPAAGAVCGFFRAGQFAPPAVLAPAAPRWRRWVLTSLALLSFKPLVSSCQTTAPAATAGPTPTSQTDALADAPNGQVNVRGRVLDDSTGLGVPGAEIFIGDTPYGATTDEQGNFSFVMQQKWAAVQNGTVKLRVQGSPFVFVTQQVSVAVLPAPAPLTVRLKSREGRGQIMGKIAQHDPPQKPPLK
- a CDS encoding amino acid permease, coding for MSNPLPPSRLSGLFRRKSLTDILHNPPADAESHGGGGGLARHLTVRDLTALGIAAVIGAGIFSTIGNASHDGGPAVSLLFVFTAIACAFSALCYAQFAATIPVSGSAYTYAYASFGELVAWIIGWALIMEYAVGNIVVAISWSDYFTGLLSGVGWDMPIWLTMGMQSAHKHYNEVLELMQAGKPLADATATQLEGYKAWNSAPTIFGDLKLVIDLPAGLITLLITAVVYIGIKESKNASNLLVLLKLIVVATVIAVGVFYVNPDNWTPFAPNGVGGVLKGVSAVFFAYIGFDAISTTAEECKNPQRDLPRAMIYALIICTVLYVIITLVLTGMVSYTELGVGDPLAFVFQKVGLNWLAGVVAVSAIFAMASVLLVFQIGQPRIWMTMSRDGLLPPVFARVHPRFHTPSFSTIVTGFFVGVPALLLNMDLVIDLTSIGTLFAFALVCGGILVIDPHGKSDARFKVPYIDGQYLVPLVLLVGTVLLFVYNGAGIEEFRKALSSGYEEGRHYIPMLVFFVASLLLAWYSFRRHLSLLPTLGLLTNLYLMTQLGINNWLLFFGWLIIGLALYFNYGYKHSKLGLKKAV
- a CDS encoding DUF3320 domain-containing protein, producing MHSISDSSVAAISIAARLEASRQELLDLGMRNPLLNFRLSKAQGVAVVREESAQVLDILVRQGKTMYFSAAPEPARKKPQPQTDAISGAEATKVPDAEPAASPATATQPNEATAEVASSLEDYLEDHPPVELSEAEQKALLTDNKLQTAEPLARLETRLLNTYYTARTSLEETGVNILYLALGQLSWYEAESSPEPRRAPLVLVPVVLERGTVGERFKITYSGAEVEGNLSLQARLKADFGILLPLPDPDNQPLPEYFEAVRAALAGRSRWSVEADAVALSFFSFSKLMLYRDLDPSTWPTSADGTSELLTHPAIRSLLDQEAGFDDAPPSVGEGAFLDTDSPAHELHQVLDADSSQLLALLAVQEGRNLVIQGPPGTGKSQTIANLLAEAIGAGKKVLFVAEKMAALEVVKRRLDALGLGAACLELHSNKANKKSLHDELRATLALGRPAASTVLDEQIAQLPPLREQLNRYALAVNAPLGRSRRTAQQVAGALLALREEVGTQLLPRPPFADLVTWTDADATRAEVLAGRLQATLQKIGPPPQLLFWGSGLTMLLPADQEALVARLTAARQTVEELAHTSTALAALLGGVPAPPDAAAVAAFRPVAEQAHREAESAHQLAAVTAVEALQTAASGLARLLQAPKPTGRTTAEPLINLARQRHGEALVAHSGEAEAAIGAVQTASAEIAWLLGVPTPPDYTTATALLPLAEHAALAPPLPGVAVADAFWQQPNSPLPAAQQAAATLNDLRQRHAATLLPEAWDQDLAAERAVLLTTGSKWWRFLSGDYRRARRRLQQLWRQPLPGSAAEVMAVIDDIHEAARHNRNLQEVSPLAGRLFGASWQAEASDWPSLLRVADYLTHTHQLLTRQQLPAAILPYLAANPEAAALSEPLATLKAALHRHQQAVRQAVAACQPSADRPQSLTNHLPEASFAVQAAALAAWATATPRADDITAQVSACTVALQQLSQVEQAIGKAVPGPSLFGLPPDWGQQPFTIQAELLRTWLAATPLPAALAAAAQAVETALADQQRAVPALAATLALDETRRFGEAGPLVAQPLPAQAALLAAWAADVPALQMALEWNNVAAVVRTEGRPELLPLAETWPAAAQYLVATVRQTWLEYLQRLAYNQFPALPQFERAGHEDVAAQFRAADRASLHHNRTRAMTRHFDNLPNPLLPTAGGQMSILKNEFAKKTRHLPIRQLMQRAGRVVQAIKPVFMMSPLSVASFLPPGAVEFDLVVFDEASQVKPVDALGAVARGRKLVVVGDSKQLPPTSFFDSLTGTGEAADEENVTADIQSILELCKARQMPERMLRWHYRSLHQSLIAASNHLFYEDKLVIFPSPGGKGQLGLLYHHLPETHYERGTTRTNPLEAQAVAAAVLHHARTTPKLTLGVVAFSTVQRQAIQDALEVLRRQHPETEVFFAAHRHEPFFIKNLENVQGDERDVILISIGYGRTKDGYLSMSFGPLNGEGGERRLNVLITRAKQRCEVFTNLTADDLDLSRTRARGVAALKTFLNFAQHGRLNQNEETGREMESPFEEAVYRALSARGYQLRPQIGSQGFYLDLAVVDPEQPGRYVLGIECDGAMYHSARSARDRDRLRQQVLEAVGWRLHRIWSTDWFRDPARETERAVQAIEEARRLAALDEPDEPDEVLLPEPVELAREEPIAPDSNPAVVPYQVALLPDTIRQQELHQYSLGQVVNWLNVVVGVESPIHIEEATRRLANASGASQVGARLRKVGRDAALLALNLHYLRREGDFLWAPAMQHPALRDRSQLPAISRKLLYVAPEELALALRTVVEQSFALPREAVFLPAVRLLGFARLSEEMRQQLEPVLAGLLERGELVEVNGILKPIS